One genomic window of Candidatus Binatia bacterium includes the following:
- a CDS encoding glycosyltransferase, whose translation MSDRPAWSVVIPAWEASATIGACLRSLADQVDAPSFEVIVVDSSAGDATRGAVAKFAEELRGLEYRHLEERAFPGKARNAGAKAARGDWLLFLDADIVAANDLLASADRALRELPAVVGGAIGLSGAPGVSARLRHLFEFKESLPGVPARRTWQLPTACFAIARERFLATGGFPDVRASEDWLFNWALWSAGEAMRFDPRLHVNHATADGWRDFARYARVLGHASGAARRAGGLPGQWLVRHPSLAWLLPPGRTARAVVWCARYSRQDLRLLLWSWPAYFILAGIWAREFRRGVLGLPPPRPER comes from the coding sequence GTGAGCGATCGGCCCGCATGGTCGGTCGTGATTCCGGCGTGGGAAGCGAGTGCGACGATTGGTGCTTGTCTTCGCTCCCTCGCGGATCAGGTCGACGCCCCTTCCTTTGAAGTCATTGTCGTGGATAGCTCGGCAGGCGACGCTACCCGGGGGGCCGTTGCGAAGTTCGCTGAGGAATTGCGGGGACTGGAGTATCGCCATCTGGAGGAACGAGCCTTCCCGGGGAAGGCTCGAAATGCAGGTGCCAAGGCAGCCCGCGGAGATTGGCTCTTGTTTCTCGACGCCGATATTGTCGCGGCAAACGATTTGCTGGCCTCCGCGGATCGCGCGCTAAGAGAATTGCCCGCCGTGGTGGGTGGGGCCATCGGCCTGTCGGGGGCCCCCGGGGTATCGGCGCGATTGCGCCACCTTTTCGAGTTCAAGGAGAGTCTTCCCGGCGTTCCGGCCCGAAGAACCTGGCAGCTGCCGACCGCATGTTTCGCCATCGCCCGAGAACGATTCCTCGCCACAGGGGGATTTCCTGACGTGCGTGCTTCCGAAGATTGGCTTTTCAATTGGGCGCTCTGGTCGGCAGGAGAAGCCATGCGCTTCGATCCTCGGCTGCATGTCAATCACGCGACGGCTGACGGTTGGCGTGACTTCGCTCGGTACGCTCGGGTACTGGGTCATGCCTCGGGCGCCGCGCGGAGGGCGGGGGGGCTGCCCGGGCAGTGGTTGGTGCGGCACCCTTCACTGGCCTGGTTGCTGCCACCCGGCCGGACTGCTCGGGCGGTCGTATGGTGCGCGCGCTACTCGCGCCAGGACCTCCGACTTCTGCTCTGGTCCTGGCCGGCTTATTTCATCCTGGCCGGTATCTGGGCGCGGGAATTTCGCCGTGGGGTCCTTGGTTTGCCTCCGCCGCGCCCGGAGAGGTAG
- the gmd gene encoding GDP-mannose 4,6-dehydratase translates to MKTAIISGITGQDGSYLAEFLLEKDYRVVGLVRRSSTENFSRIEHLRDRLELEQADLLDQYSLIDIVARVKPDEVYNLAAMSFVPTSWTQPVLTAEFDAVGVVRMLEAIRLADKRIRFYQASSSEMFGKVQEVPQKESTPFYPRSPYGVAKVYGHYITLNYRESYDLFACSGILFNHESPRRGKEFVTRKVTDHVARIKLGLIDELRLGNLDARRDWGFAGDYVRAMWMMLQQDEPDDYVIATGTQHTVGDLVEVAFSHAGLDWREHVHQDPTLIRPAEVETLLGDATHARETLGWVPEVSFEELVRKMVDSDLAIHESKLRSQGP, encoded by the coding sequence ATGAAGACAGCCATCATCTCCGGGATCACCGGCCAGGACGGGTCCTATCTGGCGGAATTTCTGCTCGAGAAGGACTATCGCGTCGTTGGTCTCGTGCGGCGCTCCAGCACCGAGAATTTCAGTCGTATCGAGCATTTGCGGGATCGACTCGAATTGGAGCAGGCCGATCTGCTGGACCAATATTCGCTCATCGATATCGTGGCGCGCGTCAAGCCTGATGAAGTCTACAACCTCGCGGCTATGTCCTTTGTCCCGACATCGTGGACCCAGCCGGTTCTGACCGCCGAGTTCGATGCCGTTGGTGTCGTGCGGATGCTGGAAGCGATTCGTCTTGCCGACAAGCGGATCCGTTTCTATCAGGCATCGTCGAGCGAGATGTTCGGGAAGGTACAGGAGGTGCCGCAAAAGGAATCGACGCCTTTTTACCCGCGAAGCCCCTATGGCGTGGCCAAGGTCTATGGCCACTACATCACCCTGAATTACCGGGAGAGCTACGACCTTTTTGCTTGCTCGGGAATTCTCTTCAATCACGAATCGCCGCGTCGTGGCAAAGAATTCGTCACCCGCAAGGTGACCGACCATGTTGCACGGATCAAGCTCGGATTGATCGATGAATTGCGTCTCGGGAACCTCGACGCACGCCGCGATTGGGGATTTGCCGGCGACTATGTGCGTGCGATGTGGATGATGCTCCAGCAGGATGAGCCGGACGATTACGTGATTGCCACCGGCACTCAGCATACGGTCGGGGATCTGGTCGAGGTCGCCTTTTCGCATGCTGGCCTCGACTGGCGGGAACACGTTCATCAGGACCCGACCCTGATTCGCCCGGCAGAGGTCGAAACCTTGCTGGGGGATGCCACGCATGCTCGCGAGACGCTGGGCTGGGTGCCCGAAGTCTCCTTCGAGGAACTCGTTCGAAAAATGGTGGATTCCGATCTGGCGATTCACGAGAGCAAGCTGCGCTCACAGGGCCCATGA
- a CDS encoding ABC transporter ATP-binding protein: MSGENSLTGVAPAGIEAVAVTKAFPLRAGLRSLWRGATEDNRRLALHDVSFDLGPGQALGVVGENGAGKSTLLRLAAGLSQPTSGSMQRRGTVACLLDLSAGLVDQWTGEENARAALLLQGISGDLLEDRIAEVRRFAELPRHWTEPLRTYSAGMRLRLGYGLAISGHPEVFVADEILAVGDEAFARKCSLHVTEFLAGGGTMLLASHNLYQVEKLCQKAIWLNQGRVEAAGRAADVTRAYREFVEARETDSAAGGTSPVMPNGRLCLVSAAEGGEISFADPVAVQVDLSGLAGASFGIEVRRHTGQLIARLSIPASGALEIAPETLLPGSYSLHLRDADGALHSTSDVRILGERRELGTVLLNHSWGPS, encoded by the coding sequence TTGTCTGGAGAGAATTCGTTGACCGGCGTCGCTCCGGCCGGAATCGAGGCCGTCGCTGTTACCAAGGCCTTTCCCCTCAGGGCGGGCCTGCGAAGTCTGTGGCGCGGCGCCACCGAGGATAACCGTCGCCTCGCCTTGCACGATGTGTCCTTCGATCTGGGGCCAGGCCAGGCTCTCGGCGTGGTTGGCGAGAACGGTGCCGGAAAGAGCACGCTCTTGCGGCTTGCGGCCGGCCTCAGCCAGCCCACCTCGGGTAGCATGCAGCGGCGCGGCACGGTCGCCTGCCTGCTGGATCTGTCGGCCGGTCTGGTGGACCAATGGACCGGCGAGGAAAATGCGCGGGCCGCCTTGCTTCTGCAGGGGATCTCCGGCGATTTGTTGGAGGATCGTATTGCGGAAGTCCGTCGTTTTGCGGAGCTTCCACGGCATTGGACCGAGCCCTTGCGGACCTACTCGGCGGGCATGCGCTTGCGGCTCGGCTACGGTCTGGCGATCTCGGGTCATCCGGAGGTCTTTGTCGCGGACGAGATTCTCGCCGTCGGGGACGAAGCCTTCGCCCGAAAATGCTCGCTGCATGTCACGGAGTTTCTGGCGGGCGGAGGAACGATGTTGCTGGCTTCGCATAATCTCTACCAAGTCGAGAAACTTTGCCAAAAAGCGATCTGGCTCAATCAGGGGCGAGTCGAGGCTGCGGGTCGGGCCGCCGACGTGACGCGTGCCTACCGGGAATTTGTCGAGGCAAGGGAGACGGATTCCGCAGCAGGCGGGACGTCGCCCGTCATGCCCAATGGTCGATTGTGTCTGGTCTCCGCGGCTGAAGGGGGCGAGATTTCTTTTGCCGATCCAGTTGCTGTGCAGGTCGATTTGTCCGGGCTGGCCGGGGCATCGTTCGGGATTGAGGTTCGGCGCCATACGGGGCAATTGATTGCGCGATTGTCGATCCCGGCAAGCGGTGCTCTGGAGATCGCCCCCGAGACCTTGTTGCCAGGAAGCTACAGCCTCCATTTGCGGGACGCAGATGGTGCCTTGCACAGCACCTCCGACGTTCGGATTCTCGGAGAACGACGAGAGCTGGGAACCGTGCTACTCAACCATTCCTGGGGACCGAGCTGA
- the gspE gene encoding type II secretion system ATPase GspE — protein sequence MEPSIKSLEDVLVEHGRVSIDDLRKVRRLQEERGERVEKLLLDLGFISEEDLLPVFSEHLGVPLMAGADFPEKAPEIPELNVKFLRHAKLFPVASENGVLQIAMTDPGDRDVVQGLEVATGCEITPVLAREKDILEALDARYGDSAADGGTAEDDGTVEFLSEDEEDVDHLRDLASEAPVIRFVNVLINRAVEQRASDIHIEPFENSLQVRYRIDGVLHEMEPPQRRLQAAIVSRIKIMAKLNIAERRLPQDGRIKLRMSGKEIDLRVSTLPTLYGESVVLRILDRDSIVLDLAQLGFPGDTLDRWDEMIVKPYGMILVTGPTGSGKTTTLYGSLAKVNSPDKKIVTVEDPVEYQLDGVNQIHVKPQIGLTFANGLRSIVRQDPDVIMVGEIRDAETAQIAVQAALTGHLVFSTLHTNDAAGAVARLLEMGVEDYLLASSLLGVLAQRLVRKICSECRHQTETLLPPEIAGLTGGAASDARGWEGEGCENCGHSGYRGRSGIYELLVVDDPIRDLILKHASADAVREEAIKQGMRTLREDGALKARDGATTVAELIRVTRD from the coding sequence TTGGAACCATCGATCAAATCTCTTGAGGACGTGCTCGTTGAGCATGGCCGAGTCAGCATCGACGATTTGCGCAAGGTGCGCCGATTGCAGGAAGAGCGGGGCGAGAGAGTCGAGAAGCTTCTGCTTGATCTCGGGTTTATCTCGGAAGAGGACCTGCTCCCCGTTTTCAGCGAGCATCTCGGCGTTCCGCTGATGGCGGGGGCTGATTTCCCCGAGAAGGCTCCCGAAATCCCGGAGCTGAACGTCAAGTTTCTCCGACATGCGAAGCTCTTTCCGGTGGCCTCGGAGAATGGAGTCCTCCAAATTGCGATGACCGATCCGGGAGATCGGGATGTGGTGCAGGGGCTCGAAGTCGCCACCGGGTGCGAGATCACCCCGGTTCTGGCTCGAGAGAAAGACATTCTGGAAGCTCTCGATGCCCGCTACGGCGACTCCGCCGCAGACGGGGGAACCGCCGAAGACGACGGCACCGTCGAATTCCTTTCCGAAGATGAGGAAGATGTCGACCACCTGCGGGATCTCGCCAGTGAGGCACCGGTCATTCGTTTCGTGAATGTCCTGATCAATCGCGCGGTCGAGCAGCGAGCCTCGGATATTCATATCGAGCCTTTCGAGAACTCCCTGCAGGTCCGTTACCGGATCGACGGGGTGTTGCACGAGATGGAACCGCCCCAGCGTCGGCTTCAGGCGGCGATCGTCTCCCGCATCAAAATCATGGCAAAGCTGAATATCGCCGAGCGACGCCTGCCACAGGATGGGCGCATCAAGCTTCGTATGTCGGGCAAGGAGATCGACCTTCGCGTCTCCACGCTGCCCACTCTTTACGGTGAAAGCGTGGTTCTTCGTATTCTCGACCGCGATTCCATCGTGCTCGACCTCGCGCAGCTCGGTTTCCCCGGGGATACGCTGGATCGTTGGGATGAAATGATCGTCAAGCCGTATGGCATGATTCTGGTCACCGGCCCGACAGGTAGCGGTAAGACAACGACCCTCTACGGCTCGCTTGCCAAAGTGAACTCTCCGGACAAGAAGATCGTCACCGTCGAGGACCCCGTCGAGTATCAGCTTGACGGCGTCAACCAGATTCACGTCAAGCCACAAATCGGACTGACCTTTGCCAACGGTCTTCGGTCGATTGTTCGTCAGGACCCCGATGTCATCATGGTGGGCGAAATTCGTGACGCGGAGACAGCTCAGATCGCCGTCCAGGCAGCGTTGACCGGTCATTTGGTTTTCTCGACACTGCACACGAATGATGCCGCAGGTGCCGTGGCGCGACTGCTCGAGATGGGTGTCGAAGATTATTTGTTGGCTTCTTCTCTCCTCGGTGTGCTGGCTCAGCGTCTGGTTCGTAAAATTTGTTCCGAATGCCGCCACCAGACCGAAACCCTGCTTCCGCCCGAGATCGCCGGGCTGACGGGAGGGGCGGCGAGCGATGCTCGCGGATGGGAAGGCGAAGGTTGCGAGAATTGCGGTCATTCCGGCTACCGAGGCCGATCCGGGATCTACGAGTTGCTCGTAGTGGATGATCCGATTCGAGACCTGATTCTGAAACATGCTTCGGCGGATGCGGTCCGCGAGGAAGCCATCAAGCAAGGGATGCGCACGCTTCGCGAAGATGGTGCACTCAAGGCTCGCGATGGTGCGACGACGGTAGCGGAGCTGATCCGCGTAACGCGAGACTGA
- a CDS encoding cupin domain-containing protein, whose product MSRRVEKPWGHELIWAHTDRYVGKILHIKAGQALSLQFHEEKDETIFVLSGKLRFEHGPSEDEALTETVLSEGEAFHIVPRYIHRMIGETDCDILEVSTPELDDVVRLEDRYGRVK is encoded by the coding sequence ATGTCGAGGCGTGTCGAAAAACCGTGGGGTCACGAACTGATCTGGGCACATACAGATCGCTACGTTGGCAAAATCCTTCATATCAAGGCGGGCCAAGCCCTCTCCTTGCAGTTTCACGAGGAAAAAGACGAGACTATTTTCGTCCTGAGCGGCAAGCTGCGTTTTGAGCATGGCCCCTCGGAGGACGAAGCGTTGACCGAGACGGTCTTGTCCGAGGGCGAGGCTTTTCATATCGTGCCGCGCTATATTCACCGGATGATCGGGGAAACCGATTGTGATATCCTTGAGGTATCTACCCCGGAATTGGACGATGTCGTACGGTTGGAAGATCGATACGGTCGCGTGAAGTAG
- a CDS encoding glycosyltransferase family 2 protein, producing MPSSAQRTEGVPSPTVVGGVQPEPRTPDISIIAPLHNERASLALLLEECRTVLDNPELDWAPLGLPDGQRTPRWEMVFVDDGSNDGSWSLVQSLAADHAEVRGFRLRRNLGKSAALSVGFSHARAPIVFSLDADLQDDPKEIPRMVALLASGFDLVSGWKRKRHDSRARVVASRVFNMVVRRLYGLELHDFNCGFKAYRQEVVRDVRIYGELHRFIPVVAAFKGFHVGEIEVSHRARRFGQSRYGWGRAFRGMMDLLTVLFLTRFDSRPAHFFGLPGAFLFSIGIGCVGYVSYLRLAYGQIFSRHPLLIFGVLCSLAGLQLVTSGFLGEMLAAHLPRDQDSTVLRDRVD from the coding sequence ATGCCGTCGTCAGCGCAACGCACGGAGGGCGTGCCTTCCCCAACTGTAGTCGGAGGCGTGCAGCCCGAGCCGAGGACACCGGATATCTCGATCATTGCGCCGCTTCATAACGAGAGGGCGAGCCTCGCGCTGCTGCTGGAAGAATGCCGCACGGTTTTGGACAACCCCGAGCTTGATTGGGCGCCGCTCGGTCTTCCCGACGGGCAGCGGACCCCACGCTGGGAGATGGTTTTCGTCGACGACGGATCCAATGACGGCTCCTGGTCGCTGGTCCAATCGCTTGCCGCGGACCATGCCGAAGTCCGCGGGTTTCGGCTGCGTCGCAATTTGGGTAAATCAGCAGCGCTTTCCGTCGGGTTCAGTCACGCGCGGGCACCGATCGTATTTTCGCTCGATGCCGATCTGCAAGACGACCCGAAAGAGATTCCCCGGATGGTGGCTTTGTTGGCGTCCGGCTTTGATCTGGTCAGCGGGTGGAAGCGCAAGCGCCACGATTCCCGGGCACGCGTTGTGGCTTCGCGCGTTTTCAATATGGTCGTGCGCCGACTCTATGGCCTGGAATTGCATGACTTCAATTGCGGGTTCAAGGCTTACCGACAAGAGGTGGTTCGCGATGTCCGCATCTACGGGGAGTTGCATCGCTTCATCCCGGTCGTCGCCGCCTTCAAGGGGTTTCATGTCGGCGAAATCGAGGTTTCTCATCGGGCCCGTCGTTTTGGTCAGTCGCGATATGGCTGGGGGCGTGCTTTCCGCGGCATGATGGACCTTCTCACGGTTCTCTTTCTGACTCGCTTCGACTCGCGCCCGGCCCATTTCTTTGGTTTGCCGGGCGCATTTCTTTTCTCGATCGGAATTGGCTGCGTCGGTTACGTGAGCTATCTCCGGCTCGCTTACGGTCAAATTTTCAGTCGGCACCCCTTGCTGATTTTCGGAGTGCTCTGTTCGCTGGCCGGCTTGCAATTGGTGACGAGCGGATTCCTCGGCGAAATGCTGGCGGCGCACCTGCCTCGCGACCAGGATTCAACCGTGCTGCGCGACCGGGTTGATTAG
- a CDS encoding ABC transporter permease, whose protein sequence is MRFFRELVENRTLLLELVRRDVRGRFAGARFGLLWSLLNPAIQLLSYGLIFGFLYGASDPTRRSVLVASLFCGLFPWWAFQEGATRGMTALVDQSALLRRIPMPPFLCVCAATISSFLLQMIGFLLFLGAFSLAGLVTPALAWLWLPVVMGLSLALSLSLGLVLAPIYLALRDTMWVVTALMTVGFFASPVLYELDFLPSSIRFLAAWNPMAALIGFYRSLVLGVDGPEILTIVVLLATIIGLGLAAMSLMKRLEGRLDEYW, encoded by the coding sequence ATGAGATTCTTTCGCGAGCTGGTTGAAAATCGCACCTTGTTGCTGGAACTGGTTCGACGGGATGTCCGCGGTCGTTTCGCTGGCGCGCGCTTTGGTCTTCTCTGGTCTCTGTTGAACCCGGCGATCCAGTTGCTGTCCTATGGCCTGATTTTCGGATTTCTCTACGGAGCCTCGGATCCGACGCGGCGCAGCGTTCTGGTGGCGTCCCTGTTTTGCGGGTTGTTCCCGTGGTGGGCCTTTCAGGAGGGCGCGACCCGCGGGATGACCGCACTGGTGGACCAGTCGGCCTTGTTGCGACGAATTCCGATGCCGCCTTTTCTGTGCGTTTGTGCCGCCACCATCTCGTCCTTTCTGTTGCAGATGATCGGTTTCCTGCTTTTTCTCGGTGCCTTCAGCCTGGCGGGACTGGTCACCCCGGCACTGGCCTGGCTCTGGTTACCTGTCGTGATGGGGCTTTCGCTTGCGTTGTCGTTGAGTCTCGGTCTGGTTCTGGCACCCATTTATCTGGCCCTTCGCGATACGATGTGGGTGGTCACCGCGCTGATGACAGTGGGTTTTTTCGCGTCGCCCGTTCTCTATGAGCTCGATTTCCTGCCCTCGAGTATCCGCTTTCTGGCGGCCTGGAACCCGATGGCCGCCTTGATCGGGTTCTACCGAAGCTTGGTTCTCGGGGTGGACGGGCCGGAAATTCTGACAATTGTCGTGCTGCTGGCCACGATTATCGGATTGGGGCTGGCCGCAATGTCTCTGATGAAGCGTTTGGAAGGTCGATTGGACGAATATTGGTAG
- a CDS encoding glycosyltransferase, which produces MTNWRKDLSHWLKARVHQTPRLDAWLDERLLADAANDRRRSMYLRLFPERAGRAPVLQRQGIAPTRRLTILSLVPPEDTGGGSRPARLAEEFLRDGWSIDWRWALPIFPWPSLRRPKTPHATIHHTSERVPLLPSDLVLIEAPHAEFMPLLDAMPGSPVVLYEQIDLWQDDLALGWFDADIERALMTRADFLSATSRRLAEGIKKDLTRPCAYVPNAADTDLFEIDQNRARPSDLHQGEPTLLYVGALWGDWVDLELIETLADQLPGAQIHLIGRAGERTLPRRANLHYLGEKPRESIPAYLQYADAALVPFRESAVAMAVSPLKAFEALVMGCPLVSTPIPEMLAIPEVVTAKPEAFAATVTRVSRSSPSAETLARLRAESSWARRVETILEITGLS; this is translated from the coding sequence TTGACAAATTGGCGAAAGGATCTGAGCCATTGGCTCAAAGCCCGGGTACACCAAACGCCGCGGCTGGATGCGTGGCTGGACGAGCGACTGCTGGCGGATGCGGCCAATGATCGGCGCCGCTCAATGTATCTGCGCTTGTTTCCCGAACGCGCAGGGCGCGCGCCGGTCCTGCAGAGGCAAGGCATCGCACCGACACGACGCCTCACAATTCTTTCCCTGGTACCACCCGAAGACACAGGGGGTGGTTCCCGACCGGCTCGTCTCGCAGAAGAATTTCTGCGAGACGGATGGTCGATCGACTGGCGCTGGGCCCTGCCCATCTTCCCCTGGCCCTCGCTCCGTCGCCCGAAGACGCCTCACGCCACAATTCATCATACTTCCGAGCGGGTGCCGTTGCTCCCGAGTGATCTGGTACTCATCGAAGCGCCTCACGCGGAATTCATGCCGCTGCTCGACGCCATGCCCGGGAGTCCGGTTGTGCTCTATGAGCAAATCGATCTTTGGCAGGACGATCTTGCGCTGGGCTGGTTCGACGCGGACATCGAACGCGCCCTGATGACAAGAGCCGATTTCCTGAGCGCCACGTCGCGTCGCCTTGCCGAGGGGATCAAAAAAGACCTGACGCGACCCTGCGCCTACGTTCCCAATGCCGCCGACACCGATTTGTTCGAGATCGATCAAAATCGCGCCCGACCAAGCGATCTGCATCAAGGAGAACCCACGCTGCTCTACGTCGGTGCACTCTGGGGCGACTGGGTCGATCTCGAGTTGATCGAGACGCTCGCCGACCAGCTCCCCGGGGCGCAGATCCACCTGATCGGCCGCGCTGGCGAACGAACCCTGCCCAGACGAGCCAATCTTCATTACCTCGGGGAAAAACCCCGCGAAAGCATTCCGGCCTACCTGCAATATGCCGATGCTGCGCTGGTTCCATTTCGCGAGTCCGCGGTGGCCATGGCCGTCAGCCCACTCAAGGCCTTCGAGGCATTGGTCATGGGCTGCCCTCTGGTCAGCACACCCATCCCGGAGATGCTCGCCATACCCGAGGTCGTCACGGCAAAGCCGGAGGCATTCGCGGCCACCGTCACGCGCGTCAGTCGAAGTTCGCCTTCTGCCGAAACTCTCGCTCGCCTCCGCGCAGAATCTTCCTGGGCCAGGCGGGTCGAAACGATTCTCGAGATCACCGGTCTGAGCTAA
- a CDS encoding GDP-mannose 4,6-dehydratase, giving the protein MRVLVFGATGFAGRHLVEALRLADHSVCSVAHRNPSASPDASVEHARCDIRDADGVEALLTSFEPDAIVNLAGLASPPAAHRHPAEAFEINVLGPAHLLEAAARRERSPRVLIVSSSEVYGRVAPEEFPLTEEARLAPASIYGASKASVDGMTRAFVAAKGLDAICVRPFNHTGPGQSADFVCADFATQLAEISLQRRAPLLEVGNLDVTRDFTDVRDIARGYVALLEKGRPGEVYNLCSGRAVLLRGMVEELCAISGVSPEIRTAAERWRPAEVPAYWGSAAKAEAELGWTASIPWRRTLEDLYRDCLERIR; this is encoded by the coding sequence ATGAGAGTTCTGGTCTTCGGCGCAACGGGCTTTGCGGGAAGGCATCTCGTGGAGGCGTTGAGGCTTGCGGACCATTCGGTCTGTTCCGTAGCGCATCGCAATCCATCCGCGAGCCCGGACGCATCTGTGGAACACGCTCGATGCGATATCCGAGATGCCGATGGTGTGGAGGCATTGCTCACATCTTTCGAGCCGGATGCGATTGTGAATCTGGCTGGTCTGGCCTCGCCTCCGGCAGCGCATCGTCATCCCGCGGAAGCCTTCGAGATCAATGTTCTGGGTCCGGCTCATTTGCTTGAAGCCGCAGCCCGTCGGGAACGCTCGCCGCGTGTGCTGATCGTGAGCTCCAGCGAGGTTTATGGCCGCGTCGCGCCCGAGGAATTCCCGTTGACCGAGGAGGCCCGCCTGGCGCCAGCCAGCATATATGGTGCCAGCAAGGCCTCGGTGGACGGGATGACACGCGCCTTTGTCGCTGCCAAGGGGCTTGATGCGATCTGCGTCCGGCCATTCAATCATACCGGGCCGGGGCAGAGCGCTGATTTCGTTTGCGCCGATTTTGCCACTCAATTGGCGGAGATCTCGTTGCAGCGTCGCGCTCCGCTTCTCGAAGTCGGGAATCTGGATGTCACTCGAGATTTCACGGATGTCCGTGATATTGCTCGCGGCTACGTGGCCCTGCTGGAAAAGGGTCGCCCGGGTGAGGTCTACAACCTCTGTTCTGGTCGAGCGGTTCTGCTGCGCGGTATGGTGGAAGAGCTCTGCGCGATCTCCGGCGTGTCGCCGGAGATCCGCACCGCTGCCGAGCGTTGGCGTCCCGCAGAGGTCCCAGCCTATTGGGGGAGCGCAGCCAAGGCGGAGGCCGAACTTGGTTGGACGGCCAGCATCCCGTGGCGACGCACTCTGGAGGATCTTTACCGGGATTGTCTGGAGAGAATTCGTTGA